In Caldicoprobacter guelmensis, the genomic stretch TTCTGTCTACCAAGACGGTAAGGCAAGCACAGGGCGGTATGGGGAAGATATCGTCGATTTCGGTGTGTCCTGAAGAGGGGAAGAAGGTTACTTTTGATGATGTGGCCGGCATCGATGAGGCTAAGGAGAGCATGAGGGATGTTATAGACTTTATAAAGAATCCTGAAAAGTATGCAAGGTATGGGGCAAGGCTACCAAGGGGTATTATACTTTATGGCCCTCCCGGAACCGGCAAAACCTTGCTTGCAAAAGCGGTAGCCGGGGAAGCCGGGGTACCTTTTTATGCCGTGTCGGGGTCTGATTTTGTACAGGTGTATGTAGGTGTAGGTGCGGGGAGGATCCGCGACCTATTTAAGAAAGCCAGGGAAAGCGGTAAATGCGTGATATTCATCGACGAGATCGACGCTTTGGGCAAAAAGAGGGATAGAGGCGTCGATGGAGGAGGAAATGACGAACGGGATCAGACTTTAAATGCTCTTTTGGCCGAGATGTCGGGCTTTAAAGATAATGAGGGTATTGTAGTCATAGGCGCCACCAATCGCTTGGATGTATTGGACCCGGCATTGCTCCGCCCAGGAAGGTTTGACAGGCACATTGAGGTTGGATTGCCTGATGTAAAAGGCAGGTATGAGATATTGAAGATTCACAGCAGAAACAAGCCGCTTTCGAGCGACGTTGACCTGTACAAGGTGGCGCAGCAAACGGTGTATTTCAGCGGAGCAAAACTGGAGAGCCTGATGAATGAGGCGGCGATACTGGCAGCAAAGCGAGACAAGGGATACATTGAACAATCGGATATAGATAAGGCGTTTTATATAGTTATGGCTGGCCTGGAGAAAAAGGACAGAAGCGTGATAAACGAGTTTGACCGCGAGGTTACTGCGTTCCATGAAGCCGGACATGCCCTGATGACCAAGTTGATAGCCCCAGAACATAGCGTTTCGAGGGTTACCATAATCCCCAGCACTAAAGGTATGGGTGGCTTTAGCATGAACATTCCCCCAGACAGGATGTATTACAGAAAGAGGGATATGGAAAACAGCATCAAAATAGCTCTCGCGGGTCGGGCTGCTGAAGAGATAATATTTGGCAAGGATAATGTCACGACCGGCGCTTCCAATGACCTTGAAAGGGCTACTGAGGTGCTCCTCGATATGATAAGGCGTTTTGGTATGGGCAAAAACACAGGGCTTGTCAATTATGATGTCCTTTACAACAACGGAATAAGGCAGGTCTCGGAGGAGGTGCTTTCACAGTGCAGGGAGACCATGGACCTCTTCTATGAGGAGGTAAAGGGGCTGTTGATTAGGCACAAGGACATCCTCAGTGCTATAGCAACGGCCCTGTTGGAAAAAGAAACCCTGGACGAAAGCGAGCTGGATCAGATTATAATGGAGTTTAATAAAAAGCGAGAGACGGCATAAAAAGAGCGGCAGAAATTCCTGCTGCTCTTTTAGGTGCGATGTTTAAAACAGGGATCAATTGGATAAAATATAAAAAAGTGCGGTATGAGAATGGCCTTGCAGGGTTATTGAAATTTATATCTTTTTGTTGTAAACTGGTAAGGAAAATTAAATAAGGGAGAGGGATTTGAGGGAGCT encodes the following:
- the ftsH gene encoding ATP-dependent zinc metalloprotease FtsH; protein product: MHNAKKRMWILAAALFLAVIGYYVYLYFEPDPQRISYNEFMRAVDEGKVAKVYLDDRDLFRGEFKDGNQFITDNPRKEGFKEELLKKGIAVDEMARQTQIRDMGSFLITMGIFGGFLYFLSTKTVRQAQGGMGKISSISVCPEEGKKVTFDDVAGIDEAKESMRDVIDFIKNPEKYARYGARLPRGIILYGPPGTGKTLLAKAVAGEAGVPFYAVSGSDFVQVYVGVGAGRIRDLFKKARESGKCVIFIDEIDALGKKRDRGVDGGGNDERDQTLNALLAEMSGFKDNEGIVVIGATNRLDVLDPALLRPGRFDRHIEVGLPDVKGRYEILKIHSRNKPLSSDVDLYKVAQQTVYFSGAKLESLMNEAAILAAKRDKGYIEQSDIDKAFYIVMAGLEKKDRSVINEFDREVTAFHEAGHALMTKLIAPEHSVSRVTIIPSTKGMGGFSMNIPPDRMYYRKRDMENSIKIALAGRAAEEIIFGKDNVTTGASNDLERATEVLLDMIRRFGMGKNTGLVNYDVLYNNGIRQVSEEVLSQCRETMDLFYEEVKGLLIRHKDILSAIATALLEKETLDESELDQIIMEFNKKRETA